The Pongo pygmaeus isolate AG05252 chromosome 7, NHGRI_mPonPyg2-v2.0_pri, whole genome shotgun sequence DNA segment acattaacTTCACCAATAAGGTAGATTAAACTAATCTGAGGGGTAGAATGTAGGAACTGCTTCTCTCTACTCTCTTTTTTCTATCATCCTTCCCCTCAGTTACTTCTGATGCCAAGTTTAGAAGAGAAGCCTTCAAAAGAAACTTCCAGATTTTAAAAAGGGATCAACCTGGAAGGCCTTAACAGAAAGTCTAAGGATTACTTCCATAAATGCTGGGGTGATCCTCAACTAGCCCAGGTAAAGTGATTGGATAGACCCCCAAGCAATTCCTTCTGCTCTTTGCCCACTCACACAAGTGCAATGCCCTCGGTTTCCCGAAAGGCctgctcttctccctcttcctctcattAGCTCTGTTCTTCAAAAATGACCTGAAACTCATACACTTAAGTAAAAATAGCTGTAATAACGTGTGCTACCCCTCACAGGAATATCTGTATTTTGGCAGTGCTAAAAATCTTAAAGGATCTCCAAAAGCTGAGCATTTTTAAGGCATTTGAGTGTGGCCATGTATGCATGACACTACTCTATTGGAGAGGCTGGGTCAAAGAGGACCTAACTTTCATCTCCATTTAAATAAGTttctggccaggagtggtggctcatgcctgtcatcccagcactttgggagaccaaggagggtatatcacctgaggtcaggagttcaagactagcctggccaacatggtgaaatcccgtctctactaaaatacaaaaaaaaaaagctgtgcgtggtggcaggcgcctgtaatcccagctacttcagcaggccgaggcaggagaatcatttgaacctgggagggggaggttgcagtgagctgagatcacaccacggcactccagcctgggtgacagagcgaaactctgtctcaaaaaaataaaaataagtttctatGAGTTACTTGAATACTTGTGTGCATGGTGATTAGAATTAGAGGCAGCAACAAGGCAGAGGTTGAAGGGGTAACCTATTAGGATATTCACATTACACAAGGGGCACCACTTACATCATATTCTACATGAATGGCACCCCACAACACAATATGAACGGTGCTCCCTGGAATTGTGCAAGGTAGCATCCCTACCTTCTATAAGAAGTACTCTGAAGAGAAAATGCAAAGGATAAAAGGGTAATTTTTGAAAGGCTGGGTAGAGTCTGAAAAAACTGTCATGTCATAGGAAGTTACACATCGCTGTTCCAGACAGTGTATTTTTGCATGATCCTGAACTAAAAGAAGCAATTGATTATATTACTGCCCATCAGTCTGTCTCTAACTTCAAGACGAAGGGTCACCAAGTAAGATAAAACAGGATTCCTAATTCCAAAAGAAAACATGTATTTAAGTCTTTACTTCTGGCTCAGATCATCAATTTAACCTTCAAAatgcaggaaaaaagaaaggaggcaaGTCCatccagagaggtgaagtgatttATCAAGCAAacctaagaaaacaaaaacctcagaaaacataattttatcaATCCCAAagtttttattaagaaaacaaaaatatttaaggaattaTATTGTTATGGCTTTGAGTTTGGGGTGTGACAATAATATTGTGGTTATGTTTAAAAATAGAGTCCTCACCATTGGGagatatatattgaaatatttctagGTGAACGATGTCTTGAATTTGCTTTAAAACAACCAATGGGGTGGAAGCAAACGGGTACAGGTAGAGATGGGCCAAGAGTTGATGAATGAAGTTGCATTATAAGTACAtgggaggccaggcgcagtggctcacacccgtaatcccagcactttaggaggccgaggaaggtggatcacaaggtcaggagttcgagaccagcctgaccaatatggtaaaaccccgtctctactaaaaatacaaaaattagccaggtgtggtggtacacacacctgtaatcccagctactcaggaggctgaggcaggagaatcacttgaacccgggaggcggaggttgcagtgagctgagattacatcattgcactccagcctgggcgacagagcaagactccgcctcaaaaaaaaaaaaaaaaaaaaaacagtacatgGGATACTCCGGTTTCTCTTCAGATCATATAAATCTCTCACCTTTTACTAAAGATTTCTTTGGAGAGGAATAATTCTAAGTCTTAACCCAATTTTTGAGGCTCTGCATCTGCAAGgctagtaagaaagaaaaaaaaaagagtacatggGGTTCATACTACTTTGTAGTTTTCGTTAAATGAAACACTCTCACACACAAGGTATCtccaaaatttacaaaaatatttggtACACATTAGgtaatcaataaacatttgttgtaaAATCCTGTTTACAACTATGTAGTAAAGGAAAAGCATACAGAATGACAACCGATAAATTAATGAAGTAGAActacattttttctcttatttccaaAATGTTCTTAGTGCACAGGttatcttataatttttaaaactaaatgttaAAATACTTGTTAGAGATCAAGAtagtaaaaattaatttagtttCTCATTACTATAGTTCCATACTAACAAATCTTTGATTCTAACAGTCCCCATTTAAGAGCTAACAAGTACCACGTCAACAAAAGCTAAACTTAATTCAAGAATACTGAAACTTGAACTCACTAGCTTCTTTTGTGAAATAGAATAATTTAATAACTGATACCTTTGGGAGGGctgaatttgtctgttttttaaaatatttatgtctaTGGGTCACTCAGGTATACGAAACACTTAAGACTATCATTTATAACCCCAAGATTAGGGTCTCTTCACAGACCACTCTAACCTAAAATTTTATTATCCTCATTCTGAAAATTGgcattatttggttttctttctctacTATTTTACACTCAGCCACTATTTCCTGATTCAGATCACCTGTCATCGAAGTTTAAAGAAGGGGAAACAGGAGACAGAAATACACTGAACCAAAAAGGTAAGAAGAATCCACAAGGCTAATGATAAAAGCTTTTCCAGGGGCAGTTTGAAGAACATAACCTTAAAACGCCAAGGTTTTTTGTAGATAATAGCTCACTGACCACTGCTTTAATCAAGTTTTAAACCAATTCAGCTGCCTTTTCCCCTTCCATTAGCAGTTAATTTCGgtataggaatttttttttttttttgagaaacggTTTCATTTCCATTgtccaggctagactgcagtggcacaatcttggctcaccacaacctgcgcctccctggctcaagcaatcttcccggcttagcctcccaagcagctgggactacaggcgcacaccaccatgcttggctaatttttgtatgttttgtagagatgggtttcgccatgttgaccagactggtcttgaactcctgggctaaagtgatctgcccacctcactctcccaaagtgctgggattacaggtgtgagccaccatgcctggcctgaatcttaaatatacatattcatctagcaaatatattaaaaaacaggGTATGGTTGACTAAGTACACTGGCCCagatatacaaaaaaattcaaaactaccATTTAGGCATTAATTAAGGAAGATTCATGTTGCCTATACAAATTTACTAAGAAATCTTAGTACTGAGATTTGAATTAACAGATCTGTAGTTTGCTACATAAATTCATTTTCTACCTTTTTTATAGATTCAAAAGAGCAATATAAGAAGTGGAATCTCTAAGAATGGCTTCCAGCCACTGGAATGAAACCACTACCTCTGTTTATCAGTACCTTGGTTTCCAAGTTCAAAAAATTTACCCTTTCCATGACAACTGGAACACTGCCTGCTTTGTCATcctgcttttatttatatttacagtgGTATCTTTAGTGGTGCTGGCTTTTCTTTATGAAGTGCTTGACTGCTGCTGctgtgtaaaaaacaaaaccGTGAAAGACTTGAAAAGTGAACCCAACCCTCTTAGAAGTATGATGGACAACATCAGAAAACGTGAAACTGAAGTGGTCTAACACTCTACAGAAGATGAACAAAATCTCTGAAAGCAGCTCAACctcttctgagaaaaaaaaaatcttctgaggCCAACTGTTGCTACAAAACAAATTCTGACTGAATGGTTAAAACATTTCTAGCAGAAGGGGAAAAACAAGTTAAATATGCACTGTTTGTGTGTATAGCCATTTCATTAAATATACAGTAAAACTTCATAAATGTGAATTTACTGATCTGTTTAATACTGACACTTCAAAAACTGGATAAAAGATTCCTAGAGTTCAATATTAAGCAGCAAAAGataagctggaaaagacaagcaAGGCTAATGATGCTAAAATGATTTTATAACTAACCAATTCATGTAGACAAAAAATAGTGTGTTGGTAACAAAAAGGCTATTTAAAACATGTTTCTAAGTCTGAAGTAAAATATTTCCACTTATATATATAAAGTCcctatttattaaaaagtagtattttctaatttactgAAAAcaacttatataaatatataaaatgacttGAGTTTTATGTAGGATTAGTATGAAAAAGTCTCAAAATAATCAAAAATGCCACAAGTATATTTGCACAAAATTCTCACAAAACTGACTTACTGTTTAGTTGGAAATGCATGATACAAGAAAGGCCTAGTCTATTTTCAAACTAAAACTTATTACTACACCCCTTCATTTCCTGagtttgttctttcattttaccTCTCTTATTTATACTCTCAAAGGCTAAGATAACCAAGGCAGAAAGACGGcccctccccccccccaaaaaaggtCAAAAGATAGGGCCACTCAACACCTGCTGAGAAATATGGCAGTTTTATTTCTTGGAATTCCAAGGGCTATATAGATATTTT contains these protein-coding regions:
- the SMIM18 gene encoding small integral membrane protein 18, whose product is MASSHWNETTTSVYQYLGFQVQKIYPFHDNWNTACFVILLLFIFTVVSLVVLAFLYEVLDCCCCVKNKTVKDLKSEPNPLRSMMDNIRKRETEVV